Part of the Planococcus plakortidis genome is shown below.
CGGTCAAGCGTTCGAGCTCGTCTACCAATTCGCCGATGTAGGCGATCGTGTCGCGCAGCGGCTGTTCGGTCGTGATGTCGACACCGGCCATTTTGGACAATTCGACAGGGGTTTTCGTGCCGCCTGCATTCAATACGCCAATCCATTCATCGACGGCTGGCTGCCCTTCCGACAAGATGCGCTTCGACATTTGTGTGGAAATGGTCAGCCCCGCGCTGTAGGTATACGGGTAAAGCCCCATATAGTAATGCGGCTGGCGCATCCAGGTCAATTCCGCGCCTTCCGTGACTTCCACATCGTCTCCCCAGAATTCCTCGAGCACGCCGCGTTTCAGCGCATTAAGGGTACCGGCATTGACGTTTTCGCCAGCATCGACCTTTTTATACACTTCCCGCTGATAGGCCGCTTCGAGCAAATGGGTAACGAAGTTGTGGTAATAGGTTCTCGCCACGATCGACGAAATGACCCAGCGCTTGAATTTCGGGTCTTCGGAATTCTTCAATAGATGATTGGCCATGAGCATTTCGTTCATCGTCGACGGCGCTTCGATAAAGTACAGCGAAGGGCGTGCATTGAATAGGTTCTGTTCGCGGTTCGCGTGATAAAAATGGCCGGCATGCCCAAGTTCGTGTGCAAGGACGAATACTTCGTTCATGCGCCCGGTCCAGGAAATGAGGATATACGGGTGGTCACCATACGGGCTCGCACAGAACGCGCCTGTCGATTTGCCTTTGTTCTGCGCAAAATCGATCCAGCGTTCATCGTATGACCGTTCAACCATATCCAGATAATCGGTCCCCATGATGCCGAGCGCATCGTTGATATACTGTTTCGATTCCTCGACCGTGATTTCCGGGTCGTATTCGGGGTCCAGGGAAATCTTCAAATCGGCAAAGGTCATTTTATCCAACCCATGCGCTTTTTGCAGCAAGCGCGCGTATTTGCGCATGTGCGGGGCGAGTTCTGCCTGGATCAGGTCGATTTGGCGGTCATAAAGCGTGCGGTCGACTTCCTGGTTAAACAGCAGGTATTCGAAAATATCCCCGTATCCGCGTAAATCAGCCGTCGTTTTTTCGGTCTGCAATTGCATATCGTACGTTTTGGCCGTCGTATGCTGATAATCGCGCAGCTTATCGGAAAACGCCTTGAATGCAGCGCGCCGAAGTTCGGTGTCGGTTTCCGCTTCCCAGTCGCCTTCGAACGATACATAGCTGAGCGGGTGGGAAGTGCCGCCTGCTTCAAAATCCGGAAAGTCCATGTCGACCATTTTCGTCGTATTGTACAGCTCGTAAGGCGCTTGAAAGACGGAAGCGTACGAGGCCAACGCTTTTTCGGCAGCCGGATGCAATTGATGCGGTTTTTTGCGCAGCAGTTTCCTCAAATAGCCCTCAAACTCCTTGGACTCCGACATCGCCTGCTTCAGCGTTTCTTCGGGCAATTCCAGCAGTTCACTTGTCACAAAAGCGAGACGGCTGCCGATTTTTGCAGAAAAGGCGCTGTATTTTCCGGCGCGCATCTGGGCTTTCGTATCGGTCTGGTCTGTGCTGTAGGAGAGGCTCGCATAAGTGCCGGGGGCTACCAATTTTTCGGCAATTGCCAGATACGACTCGAGTGCTTTAAGAGCCGATTCGGCATCGGTGATCTGGCCTTGGAACTTCCCGGCATAGGCCGCTGTTTCCTGGTCGATTTCCTCCAAGGCAGCATCAAACGCCTCGGGGCTAGCCATCAGGCTTTCTAAATTCCATGTTTCTTCTATAGATACTTCTGAACGTGGCGGTAAACTTTTAACCAATGATTTTCTCTCCCTTGTATTCCGGATTTCGAACTAATCCTAAGTATAATATTCAAATTAGGAAAAGTAAAAAAGTTTTAAAATTAATAAGAAAATTATGAAAAATAGGTTTAAGCGATAAATAGGCGGGTATAGAACAGTACAAGGCGGAATGACCGTCAGAAGACACGAGCGGTCTTTACCGGAATCGCCTTCTGATGAGAATATGCACAGCCTTGGCGGAAAATTTGCTTTACTGGCGATATAGCTCTTGTCGGGAACCAGATGAAAATGGTTCAGCCTAAGAAGTTTCAACAGTAACAGGTAGGTTTTTTGTGTAAGTGCAACTGAACGCCTGGCTGCAAAGTCTATTGATCACTGAGAGGTATATGTGAGAAATCCAAAGACGGCCAGCGCCATTAAACTGCATAGGCGGGAGTTTTACATCGCCAACATGTACGTTTGTAGAAGAATTGAATAGAATTTTCCGCGTGCGAAAATCCTCCACGGATGATTTGGAGGATCAGGTAAGGAAGAGCGTGATCCGAATTTATCGGGTCACGCTTTTTCTATGTCTTTTAAAATCGCGTGTTGAGGCAGGCATCGGGCAAAGCCGTGTGGAATAGAGCTGAGGATGACTTTTACAAAAGGAGTGGAATGGTTTGAGTAAAACGGTAGAACATGCAATTCAAGACGAGTATGGGAATGATTTCTCCTGGTGCTACGGATGCGGGCGCTTGAACGAAGACGGGCTCCATCTCCGGACAGGATGGGATGGCGAAGAGACGGTGACTTTCTATGAACCGCGGAAAGAACATACGGCGATTCCCGGGTTTGTTTACGGTGGATTATTGGCATCGCTTGTGGATTGCCACGGCACGGGATCGGCGTCGCTAGCGCTTCACCGCAAAAACGGCCATGAACCTGGCAGCGGGGAAGAACCGCCGCGTTTCGTGACAGGTTCCTTGCATGTCGATTTCCTGAAACCGACACCGCAAGGCAAGACCTTAAAAGCGGTGGGGAAAGTCGAAGAGATTCATCCGAAAAAATTCAAAGTGAATGTGGAAGTGTTTGCAGGGGAAGTAAAAGTCGCAAACGGCGAAGTAGTTGCCGTCTTGATGCCCTCGACGTTCACTTCTTGAAACGGGCGCCGGGGCATCCGGCGTTTTTTGTGGTTTACTCTTTAAAGTCTATAAGACTTGTAGGGATTTAACGGATGCTGTATGCTCAATGTATTCAAAGCTCTATTTCTGAGGAGGAAACCGCATGACGGAGAAAGTTTATGTCATTCATGAAAACGAAGAATGGACGATCCATTTATTCCGGCGTTTGGAAGAACTTGGGGTTCCTTATGAAGATTGGTTTACAGATACGGGATCCATCGATTTGTCGGAAGAGCCGCCGAAAGGGGTGTTCTATAACCGTATGAGCGCTTCATCGCATACGAGAGGGCACCGGTTCGCGCCTGAAATGGCCGAAGCGAAAATCGCCTGGCTTGAACGCCATAACCGGCGCGTCGTCAATGGCAGCCGGGCATTGCGTCTTGAAGTGAGCAAAGTGAACCAGTATATGGCGCTTGATGCAAACGGCATACGGACGCCGAAAACGGTTGCGGTGAGCGGTAAGGAACAGCTTCTTGCTGCGGCGTCCGCTTTTGGAGGGGAATCGTTCATCACCAAGCATAACCGTGCAGGAAAAGGGCTCGGCGTCCGGTTGTTCCATTCAGTAGAGGCGTTGGAAGAATATGTAGGCGGTGGTGAATTCGACGAATCCGTGGATGGGATCACGTTGCTGCAACAATACATTCAATCGCCCGAGCCGTTCATTACGCGCTGCGAATTCGTCGGTGGCAAATTCCTCTATGCCGTGCGCGTGGATACATCGGAAGGCTTCGAGTTATGCCCAGCCGATGCCTGCCGCCTCGAAGACATTTCCTGCCCTGCGGACGGCGCATCGGAAACGCGCCCGAAATTCCAGGTCATCGAAGGCTTTGATGATCCGATCATC
Proteins encoded:
- the pepF gene encoding oligoendopeptidase F translates to MVKSLPPRSEVSIEETWNLESLMASPEAFDAALEEIDQETAAYAGKFQGQITDAESALKALESYLAIAEKLVAPGTYASLSYSTDQTDTKAQMRAGKYSAFSAKIGSRLAFVTSELLELPEETLKQAMSESKEFEGYLRKLLRKKPHQLHPAAEKALASYASVFQAPYELYNTTKMVDMDFPDFEAGGTSHPLSYVSFEGDWEAETDTELRRAAFKAFSDKLRDYQHTTAKTYDMQLQTEKTTADLRGYGDIFEYLLFNQEVDRTLYDRQIDLIQAELAPHMRKYARLLQKAHGLDKMTFADLKISLDPEYDPEITVEESKQYINDALGIMGTDYLDMVERSYDERWIDFAQNKGKSTGAFCASPYGDHPYILISWTGRMNEVFVLAHELGHAGHFYHANREQNLFNARPSLYFIEAPSTMNEMLMANHLLKNSEDPKFKRWVISSIVARTYYHNFVTHLLEAAYQREVYKKVDAGENVNAGTLNALKRGVLEEFWGDDVEVTEGAELTWMRQPHYYMGLYPYTYSAGLTISTQMSKRILSEGQPAVDEWIGVLNAGGTKTPVELSKMAGVDITTEQPLRDTIAYIGELVDELERLTEEIEQHN
- a CDS encoding PaaI family thioesterase; the protein is MSKTVEHAIQDEYGNDFSWCYGCGRLNEDGLHLRTGWDGEETVTFYEPRKEHTAIPGFVYGGLLASLVDCHGTGSASLALHRKNGHEPGSGEEPPRFVTGSLHVDFLKPTPQGKTLKAVGKVEEIHPKKFKVNVEVFAGEVKVANGEVVAVLMPSTFTS
- a CDS encoding ATP-grasp domain-containing protein gives rise to the protein MTEKVYVIHENEEWTIHLFRRLEELGVPYEDWFTDTGSIDLSEEPPKGVFYNRMSASSHTRGHRFAPEMAEAKIAWLERHNRRVVNGSRALRLEVSKVNQYMALDANGIRTPKTVAVSGKEQLLAAASAFGGESFITKHNRAGKGLGVRLFHSVEALEEYVGGGEFDESVDGITLLQQYIQSPEPFITRCEFVGGKFLYAVRVDTSEGFELCPADACRLEDISCPADGASETRPKFQVIEGFDDPIIAKYERFLKENGIEVAGIEFIRNGEGELFTYDVNTNTNYNADAEVVAGTYGMLELAKYLEYQRQTLTTFAK